The Marinomonas sp. CT5 genome contains the following window.
ATCGCAGACACTGTTGTTTTACTGATCCCTTGCTGCTGTGCCAGATACGTAAATTGACTGATGGCTTCTGCGACTTCTTCAATGACTTGCCTTGCATCATTCCAATTCGAAAAGCCAGCACTGGTAGCAAGTTTTTGCATCACCTTAAGTGGTGGCGCTTTGCCATAACCTCCGAACGCAGTGGCGTGTTCGTTAAATGGATGCGGGCTGTAGGTAACATCGTAAAAAGGTGCAGGATCCCATTGACCGTCGTCCGCTTGCAAAAACGCCCAGTTTTTACTGTGGTCGTCTTGATTAGACGACAGTAGGTTAAAAACGGCGCGGCGAAATTGCAGTTGTCCAGCCGCTGGAGATTTACACAACTGACGGCTGGCTTTAATTAAATCAATGTAATCTAAACTTGGTGTTCGAAAGTCTGCATCCAGCAGCCCGCAAGCGCTGTGCATATGCAAGCGACCTGAACTGCGATGGTCTCTTAAATTGGTATGCTCCGTGACATAATCAAAACGCTTAAGCGCTAACCAGGCAGATGCACCGCTTAAAGATGGTGCTTCAATGAGTTGCCATAGCGGTGGTTGGCACTTGGCAAGCTCGGCCATTTGCAAATAAACCGCCTCACACAAACCTTCTTCATGGCCGAGCGCGAGATTTTTCGAGGTAAACTTAATCAGCCACGCTTCATCACCAGGCTTTGCAAAGGTTCGGCATTGCTTAGTTTCTCCGTCAGGCATATAAATCTGTGCCTTGGGTCTTGCCCCACCCGAACTCCCTCCGGCGACTAATGCGGCCAACACCTGTTGCGTATGCCCATCTAACTCATCGTGATTATCATCCATATACTCTGACATCGAAGAATCGAACAACGTTTGTGCTTCTAAGCCTAAAGTAGCTAAATCAATGTCCGCGTTCGTCGTGGCTGAAAACTCAGACACCGGAGAAAAAGACAGCGCTCCCATGCCTTTATCACCGACAAAGGCCAGTCTATCCATCGCCGTTAATTGATTAGGCAAGATGCCCTTTTGCCGGAAAATACGATCTTGCAACAGCATGCCCCAGCCATCGGGCAAACAATCTCCAAATACACCATGTACACCTTGGTGCGGCTGTTTAGGTGCGGCTTGAACTTGTATGCTCGACTGCAAAGTATACGGTGATAAATTGCCAAACTGCTGCAAATAGCTGTCTGCATACTGAAAAAAAACGCCTTGCCGATTCTGCGCCAAGACCCCGGCAGCGAGCTGCTCGCCAGAGCTTAATGTACGAGTTACATTAAGCTTCTGAATGGGTTTAAAACTCATCTTTTAGCACCTCATCAATACTCGTGGGTATAGCAGCACGTTCTTTGCTAGGTTGTGTGAGCTGATAAAGCCTATCCAATGAATCGAGGGTCTGCCAAAGCAACAGCAATTGGCGAAATGAAATTTGCCCCGTCAGCTCAAACTTCTTAATGGTGGCCGCAGGTACGCAGCTTCGCTCAGCAAGCGCCGCTCGTGACAGCTTTGCCTGCTTTCGTAACTCACGTAAATAAGCCGCATAGGCTTGGCTTACATCGGTATCATCAAGTAAAGTAAAATTCATCCGCAAAGACCAAATAGACACAGTTATATCCATTATAGCGAAATAAAACAAAAAGTAGATATTATTGTATCCATTATTAAATGAAGTGTTGAAAAAATTACTCGATAAAGCCTTTCAAAACTGCTATTTTGAGACCCTAACAGCAGCAGAAAAACGGCACTGTTTTTCCATTGCTAACCACTAAGATTGAGTAAAAGCCATAGGCACGTGGTGGGCAAACAGGCATTTTTGAACGGTTTCTTTTCGATAACTCATTGATTTTGTTAGGGTCTAGACCGCTACTCAATGAGCAGATCCAGAATATTGAGTAGTGTAGACCAGCACCGATATAGATCTTTTTCTTGCATCAATAAATATTAATGCTAATATTTATTCCACAACTCAGCCTTGTACGCAGCGATTAAGTTACGCTGGCAGTTAGGGCGAAAAAACCGGCTTTGGCCGGTTTTTTCACATCTAAGGATAGATAAAATGAGAACAGCTTTTTTTATTGATGGATATAACCTCTTTTACGGCTTACTCGCTAATACACCTTACAAGTGGCTCGACCTACCAGCTCTACTTACTCACATCACAGCAATCGAAACCCCCAAATCCAAAACGGTAGCAATCTACTATTTTAGCTCTCCAGTAAAGCCAGAATTGGCTAGTCGGGGAACTCAATCAAAAGAAGCGCAGGACGCTTATATCCGAACACTAAAAGCTTGTGGTGTTTCTGTCACAATGGGAAGGCATACTCTCGAGCCAGCACAAGCCCCAAGGTTTGTTGATAAATCGACTCGACCTTCCCGACAAGATAAGGTTGCTATCTGGAAATTAGAAGAAAAGGAAACAGATGTTAATTTAGCGGTTAGCATGTACCGCCTCTTGTCTAAGCAACAAGCTCTAAACACGGAAGATCAAATTCAACAGGTTGTATTGGTTTCTGCAGATACCGATATTGGCCCTGCTCTTCGAGCAATCAAAGAAGACTTTCCTCATATAACAATTGGTGTCATTCTTCCACATAGAGAAGGTATTAAACGTGGCGCACCGGGCACACTTCGCAACCAAGCGAATTGGATGCGAACCATTGTTAAGAACGAAGAACTCGCTGCACATCAGCTACCTGATAAAGTTCCGACCAAGAAGAAACCAATATTTAAACCTGATTATTGGTAGAAATGATTAAATAATATTTTAACTTACAAAATTGCGGCTGTTTCTAAAGATATAGAGGGTGATCATAAACTGTAAGATCAAATCATGGACGAGTTTAAACTGCTTGAAATAAAAATAACTTTTCTATCAAACTATTTCAAAACTCAAAGTTAAAAGCCGAAGAAAATACAAAAAAAGTATGAGGTCATAATGGCAAAGTTAAAACCAAGAGCTAGGCTTATCCGCACCATAGGCGATAAATTAATCAGTGGCCCCGAAGCTGCTATCATTGAGTTAGTTAAAAACTCCTACGATGCAGACTCTCCGTCTGTCAGTTTACACTTCTCCCCACCAAGACATCAAAACCCAAATGATATCGAGAGCCCTATTATCCAAGATGGTTCTATTACGATTTCAGACAGTGGTCATGGCATGACAGCTCACGACATCGAGCACATTTGGCTTGAACCTGCGACAGATGAAAAGGCTAAAGCAACACATTCTCGATCAGGTCGAAGAGTACTTACAGGGGCGAAGGGCGTCGGAAGATTTGCAACTGCTAGTTTGGGAAAATCGATGGAATTAATCAGTGTCTCTCAGCATGGGAGCACACTAAAAAAATGCAGAGTTTATATTGAATGGGACATATTTGAAAAAGCTCAGTATTTGGAAGAGATAGATATCGACATAGAAGATCTTACTCCAGAACCTGATGATAATACCGGTGTAACAATTAAGGTTTTGGGCTTAAGTAATGTGTGGGGACAAGAAAGACTAAAGAGTTTAATACAAGAGCTAAGAAGATTAGCAACCCCCCATCAAGATAAAAAAGACGAATTTACTATTACTCTAAATTTATCAGAATACGAGATTACGGATGAGAAGTTAGAATATCTGAAAGCACTAAAGTCTGCTAAAAACCGAAGTGAAGTACCTAAAAAAGTATTTTCTCCATACAATTTTGATGGTACCAGACTCGTCTTATCTAACAATGAAAACTTGGATTCAATGACAAAAGTTCAAGAAGACTCAGATGAAGTGAGTAGCGAAGATATTACACTGAACCCTTATTCCTTGGGTGATCATTGCCATTACAAGGTTGAAGGAAAATTTAACAGAGATGGTGAATTTCTAGGCCACTTTTCTATTGTCCGCGGCGATAACAAAAAACAAACAGTAAGTTTAGATGCTCCACCGATGAGTGAGTCAGAGCATACATGTGGTGAGCTAGAAGTAAACTTACGACTTTTTGATTTAGAAGTCGATTCAGTCAAAGACCTCATCAATAAAATGGGGCTAGATTATAAAAAGAGCTTTACTCTGCGCTCTGCTAGAGACTTTATATCTGAAGGTACTGGGGTTGGCATATACAGAAATGGTTTTAGAATTAGGCCTTATGGCCACCATGCACATGATTGGCTTAAGCTTGAGAAACGAAGAGTGCAAGACCCTTCCCACAAAATTGGTCACAACCAATTAGCAGGTGAGATATACGTCCAAGATGAGTGGGAATCAATGCTTGTTGAGCGCAGTAGCCGAGAAGGTTTAGAGGAAAATGGTGCTTTCAACAGATTAAAGTCTTTAATAACTAACTTATTGCTACACATAGAGGCAGAACGATTTAGCTTTAGAGAGAAAGCAGGTATCGCACGTAAGCCAAAAAAGGATTTCGAAAAAGCATACAAAGTGGCCTCTCTCGAAAAAGTTACTAAAGCAATTGAGTCAATCCAAAACTTATCTCCAGAAGATAAGGACCGCATACACATTGAAGTAAACAAGTCATCAAAAGAAATGGAAAAAATTCTAGATGGTATGCGTGAGTACACAAATTTACTCGAATCAAGGACAACACTAGGTAACGTAGTTGCTGAGCTTCTACATGAAGGTAGAAGTTATGTTAGCTCAATTTCTGGTACTCGAGACTTTTTTAAAGAATTCGAACCCCATATTGGCGAGCAAAGTATTATGGGTGAAATTGCAAGAAATGATATGCCAAGTGAAATTCAGAACTTAGATGATGGATGCACAGGTATAAAAAAACTATTTAAAGATTTGGACCCAATTTCAGGTAGAAAAAGAGGTAAACCAAATTTATTTAATATACTCAGTGTAGTTGAACGCGTAGAACGTATTACTAAGACTGAGAGAGCCGACTCAGAAGTATTTCTCAAATATGACATTGATAATAGTTTATCTGCGTTTGGACATGAAGGCGATTTACAAGGATCGTTGATAAACTTAGTTCTTAATGCTTCATATTGGTTGAGTACCGTTGATCGCGAAGAACGATATGTTTCCATTGTTGCTACGACCCAAAAAAACCAAATATATATCGACGTAATTAATAATGGGCCTCTTATAAATGAGTTTCATTACGAACATTTGTTCGAACCAGGTTTTAGCCTTAAATCAAAGGGGCATGGTCTAGGTTTAGCTATTGCAAGAGAAGCTCTTATTAATAGTGGTGGTACATTATCTTTTGATGATAAATCGGAATTAACAACATTTAAAATCACTCTACCGACAGAGGAAATCAAATAAATGATGATCAACTTACTTGTTGTAGAAGACGATAATGATCATATCAAGGATTGGGAGAAGGTTGTAAGACGCCATAATGATGTATCTATGACCCAGGATGACGGCTCAATCCAGTTTCATATAGAAACAGCTAAAAATAAAGAAGATGCACTTCGGAAATTACATACATATAATTTCAGTGTTGCAATTATTGATATTCGATTGAAGAGAGAAGGTGAAGAAGAAGATTATAATAATACTGATGGGATTGATGTTTTAAAAGACATCATATCGACAGTATCTTGCTATACCGTAATTTATACTGGTCAGCCCAAGGATGCAGAAGCAACCATAGAAAATTCTCATCAAGAATATATTAAAATTGTTGATAGAGCTACGTCGAAAAACGCTTTAATTAAAAGCTTAGTAGATGAGAACAAGGGAATTATACTTTCTATAAATGAACTTAAATATAAGTTTTCTAAATCTATGTCCTCTCTATTCTATAACTCAATTTGGCCTCGTTGGAGCTACTGGTTTGAGAACGACTCATTAGATTCAGCAAATGCAGCCTTGTCGCGTCATATGGCAACACATCTACATGCGTCATTCTTATCAGATACAGAACTTGGAGCACACCCTGAAGAATACTTCTTTATCCCCCCTCTGCAGGAAAAACTTGATACAGGTGATATTATTCTTCAAGAGGGGAAACTTGAAATTATCGTCACACCGCGTTGCGATATGGTTAGAAGTAAATCAGAAACCTCAACTTACCAGTTGGTTACACTTGAGAACAAGAGTGAACAATGGGGTAAATTATTAGCAGAATTAGAAGCTAAAAAAGAAGAAGGAAAACCTAAAAAAATCGAGTCGGCTTCAAGGAACCTCAAAAAATTCACGAATCATAATGGAGAGACTGGAGGCCATTTTATTCAGTCCTTTAGACTGAAAATAGATGGTAAAGAGCAATCTTTCGGTCCATTCTACGCACAATTCAATCAACTACGCTCCATTGTTAGAAATCAAGAGAGTACAGAGCTTCTACTAGATAAAAGAATTGCTAGCTTATCAAATGAATTCGTGCCCTCATTGGTCGAACGTTTAGGTGCTTATTTCAGTCGAATAGGGACACCTGATTACTCTCACCCAGAATCGAGCTAATCAAGTAATTCCATCACAACCTTACCTATCTGCTGTGCCAAATACGGTGGCACAGCATTTCCCACCTGCACATACTGCTGCGTTCTATTGCCTTCAAATAAATAATTGTCAGGGAATGTCTGCAAACGTGCGGCTTCTCTAACCGTTAAGCTACGACACTGCTTTTGATCGTAATGTATAAAGTAATGTCCATCCTTTGATATATGGCTGGTTATGGTCGTTGCACATTTATTAGCTGCTTGGGTTCTAAAACGATCTGCGTGGCTCCCTGATTTCCAGTTTTCGTGTTTCGGTGCTAACTCGTCTGGGAAATCTCGAGATTTTGGCGATATACCGCCGCTAAGTTGTGTGAAGGCTGCACTGTATGCGTATCGGAGTAAATCGCTATCCATATGACCACGTGTTTCATGGTTAAGCACTTGGCATGGTTCGTTTTTACGATACCAATCAGCAAGACTCTTAGGAACCAAATTGAGTGAAGTGATAGGATGTGTGGCAGAACGAGACAAGTTCTTGAATGGTTGCAAGTCTAGACTTTCTACTCCATCGAATTGCTTTTTCAGTAAGGCTTCTATGCTTGCTGAATTTTGTGAGACAGCCTGCTCCCATGCTTGCGGTTCATCTTTACGTTTGGAAAACCCACTTCGAAGTTTAGGTAAATCATCAATCGCCTGTTTAACAGATACTTGATCATCAGAAGGGGTCAACGTTTTGGGGGCTTTTTCTATATCACTACGTACGCCCAATAAAATGACTCGGTGACGCGCTTGAGGAATGCCATAGTTTTCGGCTCTTATAAGGTAATCACTTGAATTCTTATAAACTGGATTATCTTTATCTGAGGCTTCAACAACTAAGGAGTAAATTTTGTATCTAGGACTCGCTATACCTGTCGCTTGCCCTGGATTACGTAGATCATTGAGGATACTTGGAAACATGACTTTTCCAGCAATTTTGGCCGACAGTATGCCTCTTACATTTTCCATCACAAATACATCGGGCTGAGCAATAGAAAGTACTTTCAGATATTCTCTATATAAAAAATTGCGATGGTCGTCTTCTGCTTTATAGTCTTTAATTCCTGCATTACGAGAACGACCAGCCAGTGAATAAGCTTGGCATGGCGGCCCACCTATAACGACTTTTGGACAATCACTATGTCGCTTTACAAGTTCGGTAATTCGTTCATGGATGATTTCATTATCATCACCTAGCGCTTTAGGGCCATAAAGTGTCTCAGTTTCAGCCGCTTCCGCTTGCTTTGGATATCGATTAAACAACTGCTGCCGAGTAATACCGCCGGATAGATATTCGTTGTAGCTATCTAACCCGCCACTTAGATCCTTTATTTTGCGATAGAAGGCTCGTGTTGTAAGCGTTTTATGGGCTGACGCTTCTTTCTCAACGGAAATACCTATCTTAAAGACAGCATTACCTGCTTCATCTTTCACTGACGAGAAACCTTCTCCCAGCCCACCAGGCCCAGCAAATAGATCAATTACTAGTACTTCTTTATGCTTCATTCGGCCAACAGCTCAAATTTAAAATCGCCCCATCATACTCGCAAAAATTAACGAGACAAGATTACATACTAGCAACTACCTGATATAGAGAATTTATTTATATACGTATCTGCTTTACGTAAAGCAGCAGCCCTAGACAGTAAATTAGAAATTAAAATACCTAACCAAATCACTAGCATTCTCGGACCGAAAAAGGTCTTCTTTCGATGAATCGCTGTAAATTTCTGGCGATTCATCATCCCCTTCATTAACAGCAGGACTAATTATGTATCTCGGGGAGTCTTCATCTTCTCTATACTTTGGGTTCTGATGCTCTACCCAGAGAAGAAAGTAGGCATCGTTTTTCTTGAAATAAAACGAGTCACATACATCATTTGCGGACGTATTGTAATTAAGTGCGATAGACAAATCACTTGCGTTAAAGCCAAGTTTTAACTTTTCCATTATCAGCCTCCATACTGTTTAAAAAAACAGCATAAATGATTCTTTCTTAAAAACCAGGCTCTATTTACAGATCAGAAAAAAATAATTACTCATTAGCAAAAACGATATTGCAGGCATAAACAGATACCACAAAAAAGTAGATCTCTTCTCACTCCTTCCCTTTTTTAATTTCCCGACGCAGTTCCTTTAACTCTTGCTGAAATTGTTGCATTTGCTCCAGCAGCTGTTGCTGGGTGGCTTTTTCTGTGTCGATCTCTTCTTTGTGTTCGTCGTCGTGCATGGTTTGTACGGCATTAACGATGACAGCTATGAAGAGGTTGAACAGGGTTGGTGTATGGCTAAGTGTTGTTAACGAAGGATTTGCCCATACTGCCCCAAAAGCCCGAGGGATGGCGTACTACTTTGAAGCTTCCTACTCAAAACCCGGTGTCAGTGAGTCGTTTGGATTGAGCTTTGTTATGTCGATACCATCGACATAACAAGCCTTCATGTCGAAAAAACAGTAAAAAATCGACATGACCAGTTCAAATCTTGACTCACTTTATTTGGAGAGATTGGCAATTTATTGGTTTACAACTTAAAGATAAAAAATGAAACTATAATTTCATTAATTTGAAATTAGAGAAAATATAGTTTCACTATGAGCACTAGCGAACCAAAAACAAAACGCACTGCGGTCATATTCCCTAGACAAAGGAAGATGTTAAACATCTTGGGAGAAAACTTAACATTGGCGATGAGGAGACGCGGCATTACTCAAGAAATGATGCATAGCAGGACAGGAATCTCTAAGCCAACGCTGCGCAAGATATCAAAAGGCGACCCTTCCGTTTCGCTTGGTCACTACGTTAATGTTTTGGCAGTCCTCGGCTTGTTAGACGACCTAACCAAAGTCGCCCGTGATGACGAGCTGGGAAGAAAACTGCAAGACATCCAATTGCTAAATAAAAAATAAATACGCCACATTCGTATAGCAGTAGTCCATATTCGAATAGCAAAACCTTGGTCAATAAAGGTATCCGCAAGGAAGGTAGGGAACTATTGAGGGATTATTTTCTACTCGATCAGAACGCTTTGCATTTTTTTTGCGCGTAAAAAATGCAGGATGTAAGTTGATGCCTGTCATTCGACACTCAGGCTTATCTTCGCTATCGCATAGAACCAACACCTCTTCTTTAATCGCTCTGATTCTGGCTATGGAGTGACGTTAGCTTAATGAAACTCTGACCTGTTTGATTCGTTAAAATAGTGGGCTCGTTTATTTTAATTTGGCCATAAAATTAAAATAAAGCCTTTTTATTTATCCCCTCACTCCTTCCCCTTTTTCATCTCCCGACGCAGTTCCTTCAACTCCAGCTGTAGTTGTTGCATTTGCTCCAGTAGCTGTTGCTGGGTGGCTTTTTCTGTGTCGATCTCTTCTTTGTGTTCATCGTCGTGCATGGTTTGCACGGCATTGACGATGACGGCGATGAAGAGGTTGAGCATGGTGAAAGTGGCGATGAGTATAAACGGAACGAAGAAGGCCCAAGCGTAAGGGAAGGCTTCCATGACGGGACGTGCGATGCCCATGGACCAGCTTTCTAGGGTCATCACTTGGAACAAGGTGTACAAAGAAGCCCCTAGGCTGCCAAACCATTCAGGGAAAGCCTCACCAAATAATTTGGTCACCATAACGGCGGCCACGTAGTACACCAACCCCAATACCATGGCGATGGACAACATACCATTCAATGATTTGATTAGCGCCCCGACGATATTCCGCATCGATGGCACAAAGGTCAGTACGCGTAAAACTCGCAATACTCTGAGCGCACGCAATACCGCAAACGGCCCACTGGCTGGTACTAAGGCGATCCCTACGACGACGAAGTCGAAGACATTCCAACCGTCTTTGAAAAAGGCAAAGCGATGCACGGCTAAACGAATCCCTAGCTCAGCCACAAATACGGCGAGAATGACCTTGTCCAACGTCATTAAAAATGGACCAATGCTGGTCATCACGTCTTTGGAGGTTTCCAAGCCGAGTATCACGGCATTGATTAATATCAAGGCTAATAAAATGCGTTGTACTAGCGCATTTTCAATAAAGGTCTTTAAACGCTGACGTAGCGAATTGGTTGCAACCATTGATGAACTGGGCATCTTTTACCTCAATGCTAAATCATCCCTAAACAGGGTTAAGTTGACGTCATTCTATGCGAGAGCCCAATAAGATCAATCTCTTTTAATGTAAATACATGAGCCTGCTTAAGGATTTTTCTATAAGGTTTTTAGTCAGAAGGAAATAGCAAAAAACGCGCAGAGTCCTTTGTCCTAAGTTAAATCAAAATAGTGATTTATTCTTTTCAGCTTTTTTTGTTACTGTGTAAAGACTCCTAACAATAAGAGGTTTGAACATGAAATTTCCATTATTAACAATTGCGGTAACACTGGTACTCGCCGGCTGCTCCAATACTTGGGAAGGTATAAAAGAAGACTCCTCGAAAGCCTACGAGAGTACAAAAGAAACGATCCATGAGGCCACAGAGTAAACTGTTCTTTATAAGCAAAGCCCTACATTTAAAAGCCTGCTTTTACTTTATGTAAAAGCAGGCTTTTTTACATACAAAGATCAGCAGAAAATGCATTTTTACAGCGATTAATTAACCATTGATACGCCGAGCCGCAGTTGGCGTAATAAAGAGATTCTCATGGGTCGATTTGGGCGAGAATAGGCGCATCTGGTACGTTTTTTTAGGCATTTGGTTCTATGGTAATCCGACCTCTTTGCTACGCTACATTGACGTGTTGCTGATTATCCTCGGCGTGGCGCTACTAAAGTTCGCTCATTAGGCGGGGTAATTCACCTTGCGTTATGATGAGTAAAGCCGAAAAATAAGCCGACCACTATGTCAGCCTGTGAGCACATTGAGATGATCCACCGTGTTAACCTAAATTTGTTACGTTCGTTGAAGGTGCTGCTTGAAGAGCGTCATGTTAGTCACGCGGCAGGTAAATTGAATCTAACTCAATCTGCCGTTAGCCGTCAGCTAAGCCAACTTAGGCGTTTGTTTGCGGACCCATTGCTCATTCGCGAAGGCAACACTCTAATTCCCACACCCAAAGCATTGCAGTTGCAAGCTAAGTTGGCACATTGGTTTCTGGAGCTGGATGATTTATTGGAGGAAAAAGAGTTCGATCCAGCAAAATGGCATGGCGAATTTGTGCTCTCGTCCAGCGACTATGTGGCGCAGTATATTTTGCCCGATGTTGTTGAAGCCTTAGCGGTACAGGCTCCCCATGCTTCTATGCAATATCGTTTATGGCAGCCGGATTTATTGCCTCAGCTTGCCACATCTGATATTCAGTTGGCATCCAGTATGTCACCGACGCAACCCGAAGGCGTATCTTCGGTTCAAATAGGAGAAGATTTCCCTGTTTGTGTGATGAGTCATGCTCACCCTTTAGCAGCACAAGATACGTTGAGCGTAGACGATCTGCTCGCCTACGCTCATATTAAAGTGATCGGCGGAGGTGATAAAGACAGTTACGTGGATGAGGCGTTAGCCAAGTTAGAAAAGCCGCGACGCGTGGCGTTAAAGGTGCCCTTTTTTTATGCGGCCGCGCAATCACTGTGTCAGAGCCAGCATCTTTTGATCATTCCAGAACACATTGCCCGAAATTTAAAAAAGCACTTCTCGCTTACCTACAAACCTCTCCCCATTACCACTCCACACCATAAATATTGGCTCATTTGGCATGCAAAATACGACAGCGACCCTTCTCATCTATGGGTAAGAAATCTCGTCTTTGAGGTGATGTCGAAGTCCGCCTATTCCATTGGCTATGATGTAAAATCATAGCTATCATGAAAAAAGATGATTTCATATAATATCAAGGGCTTGCTAATCTGCTTCGATCATTAAGGAGCAAGCGTATGTCACTGTCCATTTGGTTTTCCCTATTCACCATTTGTTTACTTGGTGCGATGTCGCCAGGTCCAAGTCTCGCGATGGTAATTAAACACAGTCTCGCTGGCGGTAGAGCAAATGGCTTGGCAACGTCTTGGGCACACGCGACGGGTATTGGTTTGTACGCTCTGCTTTCCATGCTCGGATTAGCGGTGATCTTCCATCAGTTACCTTTGTTATTTCATGTTATCAGCTACGCTGGGGCGGCGTACTTGGCTTACCTTGGTTTTAATGCCTTACGCTCCAAGGGCGGCATTGCGGCTAAATTGGAATCTGGCACTCCTGTTAGTGTGTTTCAGTCCGCCAAAGAAGGCTTTCTCGTGTCGATTTTAAGCCCCAAAATTGCTTTATTTTTTGCTGCGTTGTTCAGTCCTTTTGTTGCCGAAGTCCATCAAGTAAGCGGGAAAATGCTTATGGTGGCGACGCCATGGCTGGTGGATGGTCTTTGGTACACCTTAATTGCATGCCTTTTATCAAATGCACACTTCTTGCAGAAGTTGCGCAGCAAAGCCATGTGGATTGATCGCTTATCTGGTTTGGCATTAATTTTCTTGGCTCTATATATTATCGCAACCGTTTAAGCGCGCCATGTCGTGGCGCTTTGTTACTCCTTGCCCCATCGCTCTATCCGATATTGTCTTGGCGATTTGCCCAATGCTTTTTTAAAGAAGGTAATAAAAGCGCTGACAGAGTCGTAACCAAGCTCTTCTGAGATGGTTTGGATTGACAGGTTGATGGCGAGTTTTTGCAAGGCCAAGACAATGTGCAGCTGACTTCGCCATTGACCAAAGGTCAGTTGTACGTGGCGTTTGATCATACGTGCTAAGGTGCGTTCGCTCATGGCGAAGTCGCTGGCCCACTCCCCTAGGGTGCGTTTTTCGTTGGGTCGGGCGATGAGTTCCAACGCTAGGCGATTCAGGGTGGGTTCGTCTGGGATGGGGAAATCAAACTCTTCTCGCTCTAGTTGCATCAGTTGATCCAGTAAGACCTCCACCAGCCGAGCGGAGGCTGGGTCGTTTTCTTCACACGGTTGTTGCGAATGCAGGTGCAATATCAGTTCGCGCACAAAGGGCGTTATCGTTAAGGTGCAAGCCGACTCTGGCAAAGACAAAGCGCCACTATCGACAAAGACCATGCATACGTCGGCATTGGCCGATATCTGGTTGCGATGCATGACATTGCTTGGAATCCACACGGCACAGCGCGGTGGCACGAGCCACATTTTGTCATCAATAAAACTGGTCACAACGCCGGTTAATGGCAAGACAAGTTGGCCTTTTTGGTGATGATGCCATGGGATTTCTTCGCTGTGAGGAACCGATTGGGAACGCAATACCAAGACCCGATGGGCGTAATGATCCGCAAATCCGAGGTCGGTAATGGAGTCAAAACTGGTTTTGTCTGTATTTAGCAATTTATTGTCC
Protein-coding sequences here:
- a CDS encoding type II toxin-antitoxin system HipA family toxin, translating into MSFKPIQKLNVTRTLSSGEQLAAGVLAQNRQGVFFQYADSYLQQFGNLSPYTLQSSIQVQAAPKQPHQGVHGVFGDCLPDGWGMLLQDRIFRQKGILPNQLTAMDRLAFVGDKGMGALSFSPVSEFSATTNADIDLATLGLEAQTLFDSSMSEYMDDNHDELDGHTQQVLAALVAGGSSGGARPKAQIYMPDGETKQCRTFAKPGDEAWLIKFTSKNLALGHEEGLCEAVYLQMAELAKCQPPLWQLIEAPSLSGASAWLALKRFDYVTEHTNLRDHRSSGRLHMHSACGLLDADFRTPSLDYIDLIKASRQLCKSPAAGQLQFRRAVFNLLSSNQDDHSKNWAFLQADDGQWDPAPFYDVTYSPHPFNEHATAFGGYGKAPPLKVMQKLATSAGFSNWNDARQVIEEVAEAISQFTYLAQQQGISKTTVSAIAKTLDQRKQENAALFQ
- a CDS encoding helix-turn-helix transcriptional regulator, encoding MNFTLLDDTDVSQAYAAYLRELRKQAKLSRAALAERSCVPAATIKKFELTGQISFRQLLLLWQTLDSLDRLYQLTQPSKERAAIPTSIDEVLKDEF
- a CDS encoding NYN domain-containing protein; this translates as MRTAFFIDGYNLFYGLLANTPYKWLDLPALLTHITAIETPKSKTVAIYYFSSPVKPELASRGTQSKEAQDAYIRTLKACGVSVTMGRHTLEPAQAPRFVDKSTRPSRQDKVAIWKLEEKETDVNLAVSMYRLLSKQQALNTEDQIQQVVLVSADTDIGPALRAIKEDFPHITIGVILPHREGIKRGAPGTLRNQANWMRTIVKNEELAAHQLPDKVPTKKKPIFKPDYW
- a CDS encoding sensor histidine kinase: MAKLKPRARLIRTIGDKLISGPEAAIIELVKNSYDADSPSVSLHFSPPRHQNPNDIESPIIQDGSITISDSGHGMTAHDIEHIWLEPATDEKAKATHSRSGRRVLTGAKGVGRFATASLGKSMELISVSQHGSTLKKCRVYIEWDIFEKAQYLEEIDIDIEDLTPEPDDNTGVTIKVLGLSNVWGQERLKSLIQELRRLATPHQDKKDEFTITLNLSEYEITDEKLEYLKALKSAKNRSEVPKKVFSPYNFDGTRLVLSNNENLDSMTKVQEDSDEVSSEDITLNPYSLGDHCHYKVEGKFNRDGEFLGHFSIVRGDNKKQTVSLDAPPMSESEHTCGELEVNLRLFDLEVDSVKDLINKMGLDYKKSFTLRSARDFISEGTGVGIYRNGFRIRPYGHHAHDWLKLEKRRVQDPSHKIGHNQLAGEIYVQDEWESMLVERSSREGLEENGAFNRLKSLITNLLLHIEAERFSFREKAGIARKPKKDFEKAYKVASLEKVTKAIESIQNLSPEDKDRIHIEVNKSSKEMEKILDGMREYTNLLESRTTLGNVVAELLHEGRSYVSSISGTRDFFKEFEPHIGEQSIMGEIARNDMPSEIQNLDDGCTGIKKLFKDLDPISGRKRGKPNLFNILSVVERVERITKTERADSEVFLKYDIDNSLSAFGHEGDLQGSLINLVLNASYWLSTVDREERYVSIVATTQKNQIYIDVINNGPLINEFHYEHLFEPGFSLKSKGHGLGLAIAREALINSGGTLSFDDKSELTTFKITLPTEEIK
- a CDS encoding DNA cytosine methyltransferase, which translates into the protein MKHKEVLVIDLFAGPGGLGEGFSSVKDEAGNAVFKIGISVEKEASAHKTLTTRAFYRKIKDLSGGLDSYNEYLSGGITRQQLFNRYPKQAEAAETETLYGPKALGDDNEIIHERITELVKRHSDCPKVVIGGPPCQAYSLAGRSRNAGIKDYKAEDDHRNFLYREYLKVLSIAQPDVFVMENVRGILSAKIAGKVMFPSILNDLRNPGQATGIASPRYKIYSLVVEASDKDNPVYKNSSDYLIRAENYGIPQARHRVILLGVRSDIEKAPKTLTPSDDQVSVKQAIDDLPKLRSGFSKRKDEPQAWEQAVSQNSASIEALLKKQFDGVESLDLQPFKNLSRSATHPITSLNLVPKSLADWYRKNEPCQVLNHETRGHMDSDLLRYAYSAAFTQLSGGISPKSRDFPDELAPKHENWKSGSHADRFRTQAANKCATTITSHISKDGHYFIHYDQKQCRSLTVREAARLQTFPDNYLFEGNRTQQYVQVGNAVPPYLAQQIGKVVMELLD